From Oncorhynchus masou masou isolate Uvic2021 chromosome 7, UVic_Omas_1.1, whole genome shotgun sequence, one genomic window encodes:
- the LOC135543012 gene encoding nuclear receptor subfamily 0 group B member 1-like — protein MACYDSCQCLGERGQRSILYSILKNDNQPNQHSQGRARLAVPQQQPCSCGSKKKVVLRSPQTTCKAASAALLKTLKFVKNVLCFRELPAEDQLQLVRNSWAQLLVLGMAQDLIDFETMETPELSMLQNILTSGQGRQETAYGRSGQGVSLTDVQGIQMFLSKCWGLDISTKEYAYLKGAILFNPDIAELRCQSYIQALQSEAHQALSEYVKVSHRRDSTRFTKLFIALSMLRSINANVVAGLFFKPVIGTVSMNELLLEMFYGK, from the exons ATGGCTTGCTATGACAGCTGCCAGTGCCTCGGCGAAAGGGGACAAAGAAGCATCCTTTACAGCATTTTGAAAAACGACAACCAACCGAATCAGCATTCACAGGGGCGGGCGAGGTTGGCGGTCCCGCAACAGCAGCCTTGTTCGTGTGGATCTAAGAAGAAAGTGGTTCTCCGTTCTCCCCAGACAACGTGTAAAGCAGCGTCCGCAGCGCTTTTAAAAACGCTGAAGTTTGTTAAAAATGTACTTTGTTTTCGGGAACTTCCAGCGGAGGACCAGTTACAGCTCGTGCGCAACAGCTGGGCTCAGCTGCTCGTTTTGGGCATGGCGCAGGACTTGATCGACTTCGAGACCATGGAGACGCCAGAACTCAGTATGTTACAGAACATACTAACCAGCGGACAAGGAAGACAGGAGACTGCGTACGGGCGCAGTGGCCAAGGCGTTTCTCTCACTGATGTCCAAGGAATACAAATGTTTTTGAGTAAATGTTGGGGACTGGACATCAGCACCAAAGAATATGCATATTTAAAGGGAGCCATTCTCTTCAATCCAG ACATTGCAGAGCTCCGGTGTCAAAGCTACATTCAGGCACTGCAGAGCGAAGCGCATCAAGCCCTTAGTGAATATGTGAAAGTCAGTCACCGAAGAGACTCTACAAGGTTCACTAAACTATTCATCGCGCTCTCCATGCTACGGTCCATCAATGCAAACGTCGTGGCTGGACTTTTCTTCAAACCTGTCATCGGCACGGTCAGCATGAATGAACTTCTGCTCGAGATGTTTTACGGAAAATAG
- the LOC135542973 gene encoding uncharacterized protein LOC135542973 — MYFILPLDLLTPPPPMYFILPSDLLTPPPPMYFILPSDLLTPPQPMYFILPSDLLTPTMSFILPSDPLTPPPPMYFILPSDLLTPPPPMSFILPSDLLTPPMYFIQPSDLLTSNHPCILSCPVTLHLTPPMYFILPSDLLTPPMYFILPSDLLTPPIDLLTPPMYFILPSDLLTPPPPMYFILPSDLLTPTMSFILPSDLLTSNHPLTPHLTPPMYFILPSELLTPTMYFILPSDLLTPPIDLLTPPMYFILPSDLLTPPPPMYFILPSDLLNPPPPMYFILPSDLLTSNHPCILSCPVTSSPHHPLYSILPSDLLTPTMYFILPSDLLTPPMSFILPSDLLTPPPPMYFILPSDDLTPPPPMYFILPIDLLTPPMYFTLPSDLLTSPPPMYFILPIDLLTPPMYFTLPSDLLTPPTPMYFILPSDDLTPPPPMYFILPIDLLTPPMYFTLPSELLTPPPPMYIILPSDLLTPPQPMYFILPSDLLTPTMYFILPMTPRLTPPMYFILHSDLLTPPMYFILPSDLLTPPIDLLTPPPPMYFILPSDLLTPPPPMYFILPSDLLTPTMSFILPSDLLTSNHPLTPHLTPPMHFILPSDLLTPTMYFLLPSDLLTPPIDLRTPPPPMYFFLPSDLLTPPMYFILPSDLLTPRMYFILPSDLLTPPMSIILPSDLLTPPMYYILPSDVLTPPPPMSFILPSDLLTPLPPMSFILPSDLLTPPPPMSFILPSDLLTPPMSFILPSDLLTPPPPCILSCPVTSSHHPCLLSFPMTSSHHPCILS; from the exons ATGTATTTTATCCTGCCCCTTGACCTcctcaccccaccaccacccatgtattttatcctgcccagtgacctcctcaccccaccaccacccatgTATTTTATACTGCCCAGTGACCTCCTCACCCCACCACAACCCATGTATTTTATCCTGCCCAGCGACCTCCTCACACCAACCATGTcttttatcctgcccagtgaccccctcaccccaccaccacccatgtattttatactgcccagtgacctcctcaccccaccaccacccatgtcttttatcctgcccagtgacctccTCACCCCACCCATGTATTTTATCCAGCCCAGTGACCTCCTCACCTCAAACCACCCATGtattttatcctgcccagtgaccCTTCACCTCACACCACCCATGtattttatcctgcccagtgacctcctcacaccacccatgtattttatcctgcccagtgacctcctcacaccacccat tgacctcctcacaccacccatgtattttatcctgcccagtgacctcctcaccccaccaccacccatgtattttatcctgcccagtgacctccTCACACCAACCATGTcttttatcctgcccagtgacctccTCACCTCAAACCACCCAT tgacccctcacctcacaccacccatgtattttatcctgcccagtgaaCTCCTCACACCAACCATGtattttatcctgcccagtgacctcctcacaccacccat tgacctcctcacaccacctatgtattttatcctgcccagtgacctcctcaccccaccaccacccatgtattttatcctgcccagtgacctccTCAACCCACCGCCACCCATGtattttatcctgcccagtgacctccTCACCTCAAACCACCCATGtattttatcctgcccagtgacctccTCACCCCACCACCCATTGTATTCtatcctgcccagtgacctcctcacaccaaccatgtattttatcctgcccagtgacctccTCACACCACCCATGTcttttatcctgcccagtgacctcctcaccccaccaccacccatgtattttatcctgcccagtgacgacctcaccccaccaccacccatgTATTTTATCCTGCCTATTGACCTCCTCACCCCACCCATGTATTTTACCCTGCCCAGTGACCtcctcacctcaccaccacccaTGTATTTTATCCTGCCTATTGACCTCCTCACCCCACCCATGTATTTTACCTTGCCCAGTGACCTCCTCACCCCACCAACACCCATGtattttatcctgcccagtgacgacctcaccccaccaccacccatgTATTTTATCCTGCCTATTGACCTCCTCACCCCACCCATGTATTTTACCCTGCCCAGTGAACTcctcaccccaccaccacccatgTATATTATACTGCCCAGTGACCTCCTCACCCCACCACAACCCATGtattttatcctgcccagtgacctcctcacaccaaccatgtattttatcctgccca tgaccCCTCGCCTCACACCACCCATGTATTTTATCCTGCACAGTGACCTCCTCACACCACCCATGtattttatcctgcccagtgacctccTCACCCCACCCAT tgacctcctcaccccaccaccacccatgtattttatcctgcccagtgacctcctcaccccaccaccacccatgtattttatcctgcccagtgacctccTCACACCAACCATGTcttttatcctgcccagtgacctccTCACCTCAAACCACCCAT TGACCCCTCACCTCACACCACCCATGCattttatcctgcccagtgacctccTCACACCAACCATGTATTTTCTCCTGCCCAGTGACCTCCTCACACCACCCAT tgacctccgcaccccaccaccacccatgTATTTTTTTCTGCCCAGTGACCTCCTCACACCACCCATGtattttatcctgcccagtgacctccTCACACCACGCATGTATTTTATCCTGCCTAGTGACCTCCTCACACCACCCATGTCTATTATCCTCCCCAGTGACCTCCTCACACCACCCATGTATTATATCCTGCCCAGTGACGTCCTCACCCCGCCACCACCCATGTcttttatcctgcccagtgacctcctcaccccactaccacccatgtcttttatcctgcccagtgacctccTCACCCCGCCACCACCCATGTcttttatcctgcccagtgacctccTCACACCGCCCATGTcttttatcctgcccagtgacctccTCACCCCACCACCCCCATGtattttatcctgcccagtgacctccTCACACCACCCTTGTCTTTTATCCTTCCCCATGACCTCCTCACACCACCCATGTATTTTATCCTGA